The following proteins come from a genomic window of Iamia sp. SCSIO 61187:
- the gltB gene encoding glutamate synthase large subunit: protein MRATPGPQGLYDPANEHDACGVAFVVDMHGRASRDIVDKGLLSLCHLEHRGASGAEVNTGDGAGILLQVPDRFLREVVDFALPEAGSYATGIGFLPQDAAEADAAAEAVGKIMASEGLEVLGWRDVPVDGSMLGTMARDVMPTFRQLFVAGADGDLSGLALERRAFIARKRAEHEIGVVDGGLDRLDQGVNSDPDEAAEPPREGTVTPGGTVYFASLSCRTLNYKGMLTTGQLDEFYADLRDPRMESAIALVHSRFSTNTFPAWPLAHPYRYIAHNGEINTVKGNRNWMRAREALLASDVFAGPDGASDLDRAFPICDPEQSDSGSFDEVLELLHLAGRPLHHAVLMMIPEAWENNDAMDPKRRAFYQFHSSLMEPWDGPASVAFTDGSVIGAVLDRNGLRPSRYWVTTDGLVVMASEVGVLDLDPATIVQRGRLQPGRMFLVDTTQGRIVGDEEIKSTLAAEHPYDEWLHAGLVPLDELPDRPHIRYPHADVVRRQVTFGYTNEDLRILMAPMAKTGGEALGSMGTDTPVAVLSDRPRLLFDYFTQLFAQVTNPPLDAIREELVTSLLGVLGPEGNLLDPSAASCRQILVERPIIDNDQLAKLVHINDEGDMPGLRSVVVTGLYPVAEGGAGLRTAIERVRAEVSAAIADGARIIVLSDRGVTRDLAPIPSLLLTSAVHHHLVREKTRTQVGLVVEAGDAREVHHMCLLLGYGASAINPYMAFETLEDMCARGALDGTGLDAAVANYIKAASKGVLKVMSKMGISTVASYTGAQVFEAIGLGQELVDEYFTLTSSRLGGIDLDVVAQEVAARHAVAHAARPTERAHRELEVGGEYQWRREGEHHLFNPQTVFKLQHASRAKRYDVFKEYSQMVDDQSKRLATLRGLFELRTEDRPSIPIDEVEPREAIIARFSTGAMSYGSISAEAHETLAIAMNRIGGKSNTGEGGEDAERFTPLPDGSPNPRRSAIKQVASGRFGVTSEYLTNSDDIQIKMAQGAKPGEGGQLPGHKVYPWVAKTRYSTPGVGLISPPPHHDIYSIEDLAQLIHDLKNANPEARIHVKLVSEVGVGTVAAGVSKAHADVVLISGHDGGTGASPLTSLKHAGGPWELGLAETQQTLLLNGLRDRIVVQTDGQMKTGRDVIIAALLGAEEYGFATAPLVVSGCIMMRVCHLDTCPVGIATQNPVLRERYSGKPEFVETFFEYVADEVRELLAELGFRTLAEAVGHVELLDTRAAVDHWKAKGLDLSPILLQPTSAFPDQDLHCTKGQDHGLERALDVELIEACRPAIADGTPVTLDRPIRNVNRTVGTMLGHEVTKAHGGAGLPDDTIDITFTGSAGQSFGAFVPKGITLRLHGDANDYVGKGLSGGRLIVRPPLEVHDEFVAEDNVIAGNVILYGATGGEAFIRGLVGERFGVRNSGATAVVEGVGDHACEYMTGGRVVVLGPTGRNFGAGMSGGIAYVWDPDRTLGALLNREMVELEPLDDLDRNWLVGAVFRHQEATGSEVAGRLLADWQFNVDQFAKVMPRDYKRVLLAIKAAEESGRDIDEAIMLAARG, encoded by the coding sequence ATGCGAGCCACCCCGGGCCCCCAGGGCCTCTACGACCCCGCGAACGAGCACGACGCCTGCGGTGTCGCCTTCGTCGTCGACATGCACGGGCGCGCCAGCCGGGACATCGTCGACAAGGGGCTGTTGTCGCTGTGCCACCTCGAGCACCGCGGTGCATCGGGGGCCGAGGTCAACACCGGCGACGGGGCCGGCATCCTCCTCCAGGTCCCGGACCGCTTCCTCCGCGAGGTCGTCGACTTCGCCCTCCCCGAGGCCGGCTCCTACGCCACCGGCATCGGCTTCCTGCCCCAGGACGCCGCCGAGGCCGACGCCGCCGCCGAGGCGGTCGGGAAGATCATGGCCAGCGAGGGCCTCGAGGTGCTCGGCTGGCGCGACGTCCCGGTCGACGGGTCGATGCTCGGCACCATGGCGCGCGACGTGATGCCCACGTTCCGCCAGCTGTTCGTGGCCGGCGCCGACGGCGACCTGTCCGGCCTGGCCCTCGAGCGCCGGGCCTTCATCGCCCGCAAGCGGGCCGAGCACGAGATCGGCGTCGTCGACGGCGGCCTCGACCGCCTCGACCAGGGCGTCAACTCGGACCCCGACGAGGCCGCCGAGCCGCCCCGGGAGGGCACCGTCACCCCTGGCGGCACCGTGTACTTCGCGTCGCTGTCGTGCCGCACCCTCAACTACAAGGGCATGCTCACCACCGGGCAGCTCGACGAGTTCTACGCCGACCTCCGCGACCCCCGGATGGAGAGCGCCATCGCCCTGGTGCACTCCCGGTTCAGCACCAACACCTTCCCGGCCTGGCCGCTCGCCCACCCGTACCGCTACATCGCCCACAACGGCGAGATCAACACCGTGAAGGGCAACCGCAACTGGATGCGGGCCCGCGAGGCGCTCCTGGCCAGCGACGTGTTCGCCGGCCCCGACGGCGCCTCCGACCTCGACCGTGCGTTCCCCATCTGCGACCCCGAGCAGAGCGACTCGGGCAGCTTCGACGAGGTCCTCGAGCTGCTCCACCTCGCCGGCCGGCCCCTGCACCACGCCGTGCTGATGATGATCCCCGAGGCGTGGGAGAACAACGACGCCATGGACCCGAAGCGGCGGGCGTTCTACCAGTTCCACTCCTCGCTGATGGAGCCGTGGGACGGTCCCGCGTCGGTGGCCTTCACCGACGGCTCGGTGATCGGCGCCGTGCTCGACCGCAACGGCCTGCGGCCCTCCCGCTACTGGGTCACCACCGACGGCCTGGTGGTCATGGCCTCCGAGGTCGGCGTCCTCGACCTCGACCCCGCCACCATCGTCCAGCGGGGCCGGCTCCAGCCCGGCCGCATGTTCCTGGTCGACACCACCCAGGGCCGCATCGTCGGCGACGAGGAGATCAAGTCCACCCTCGCCGCCGAGCACCCCTACGACGAGTGGCTGCACGCCGGCCTGGTGCCCCTCGACGAGCTGCCCGATCGGCCCCACATCCGCTACCCCCACGCCGACGTGGTCCGCCGGCAGGTGACCTTCGGGTACACCAACGAGGACCTGCGCATCCTGATGGCGCCCATGGCCAAGACGGGTGGCGAGGCCCTCGGCTCGATGGGCACCGACACCCCCGTCGCCGTGCTCTCGGACCGGCCCCGGCTGCTGTTCGACTACTTCACCCAGCTGTTCGCCCAGGTCACCAACCCGCCCCTCGACGCCATCCGCGAGGAGCTGGTCACCAGCCTCCTGGGCGTCCTCGGCCCGGAGGGGAACCTGCTCGACCCGTCGGCCGCCTCGTGCCGCCAGATCCTGGTCGAGCGCCCGATCATCGACAACGACCAGCTGGCCAAGCTGGTGCACATCAACGACGAGGGCGACATGCCCGGCCTGCGCTCGGTCGTCGTCACCGGCCTGTACCCGGTCGCCGAGGGCGGTGCGGGCCTGCGCACCGCCATCGAGCGGGTCCGGGCCGAGGTGTCCGCGGCCATCGCCGACGGGGCCCGCATCATCGTGCTGTCGGACCGGGGCGTCACCCGTGACCTGGCCCCCATCCCGTCGCTCCTCCTCACCAGCGCCGTCCACCACCACCTCGTGCGGGAGAAGACCCGCACCCAGGTGGGCCTGGTGGTCGAGGCGGGCGACGCCCGCGAGGTGCACCACATGTGCCTGCTCCTCGGGTACGGGGCGTCGGCCATCAACCCCTACATGGCCTTCGAGACCCTCGAGGACATGTGCGCCCGCGGCGCCCTCGACGGGACCGGGCTCGACGCCGCCGTGGCCAACTACATCAAGGCCGCCAGCAAGGGCGTGCTCAAGGTGATGTCGAAGATGGGCATCTCCACCGTCGCCTCCTACACCGGCGCCCAGGTCTTCGAGGCCATCGGGCTGGGCCAGGAGCTCGTCGACGAGTACTTCACCCTCACCTCGAGCCGGCTCGGGGGCATCGACCTCGACGTCGTGGCCCAGGAGGTCGCCGCCCGGCACGCCGTCGCCCACGCCGCCCGCCCCACCGAGCGGGCCCACCGCGAGCTCGAGGTCGGCGGCGAGTACCAGTGGCGGCGCGAGGGCGAGCACCACCTCTTCAACCCGCAGACGGTCTTCAAGCTCCAGCACGCGTCCCGCGCCAAGCGCTACGACGTGTTCAAGGAGTACTCGCAGATGGTCGACGACCAGTCCAAGCGGCTGGCCACCCTGCGGGGCCTGTTCGAGCTCCGGACCGAGGACCGGCCGTCGATCCCGATCGACGAGGTCGAGCCCCGCGAGGCCATCATCGCCCGGTTCTCCACCGGGGCCATGAGCTACGGCTCGATCTCGGCCGAGGCCCACGAGACGCTGGCCATCGCCATGAACCGCATCGGCGGCAAGTCGAACACGGGGGAGGGCGGCGAGGACGCCGAGCGCTTCACCCCCCTGCCCGACGGCTCGCCCAACCCGCGCCGCTCGGCCATCAAGCAGGTCGCCTCGGGCCGCTTCGGCGTGACCTCGGAGTACCTGACCAACTCCGACGACATCCAGATCAAGATGGCCCAGGGCGCCAAGCCCGGCGAGGGCGGCCAGCTCCCCGGCCACAAGGTGTACCCCTGGGTCGCCAAGACCCGGTACTCCACCCCCGGCGTGGGCCTGATCAGCCCGCCGCCGCACCACGACATCTACTCGATCGAGGACCTGGCCCAGCTGATCCACGACCTCAAGAACGCCAACCCCGAGGCCCGCATCCACGTGAAGCTGGTGTCGGAGGTCGGCGTCGGGACGGTCGCCGCCGGCGTGTCCAAGGCCCACGCCGACGTGGTCCTCATCTCCGGCCACGACGGCGGCACCGGCGCCAGCCCCCTCACCTCGCTCAAGCACGCCGGCGGGCCGTGGGAGCTGGGGCTGGCCGAGACCCAGCAGACGCTGCTCCTGAACGGGCTGCGCGACCGGATCGTCGTCCAGACCGACGGCCAGATGAAGACCGGCCGCGACGTGATCATCGCCGCCCTGCTCGGCGCCGAGGAGTACGGCTTCGCCACCGCTCCGCTGGTCGTGTCGGGCTGCATCATGATGCGCGTCTGCCACCTCGACACCTGCCCGGTCGGCATCGCCACCCAGAACCCGGTGCTGCGGGAGCGCTACAGCGGCAAGCCGGAGTTCGTCGAGACGTTCTTCGAGTACGTCGCCGACGAGGTGCGCGAGCTGCTCGCCGAGCTCGGCTTCCGGACGCTGGCCGAGGCCGTCGGCCACGTCGAGCTGCTCGACACCCGGGCCGCCGTCGATCACTGGAAGGCCAAGGGCCTCGACCTGAGCCCGATCCTCCTCCAGCCCACCTCGGCCTTCCCCGACCAGGACCTGCACTGCACCAAGGGCCAGGACCACGGTCTCGAGCGGGCCCTCGACGTGGAGCTGATCGAGGCCTGCCGGCCGGCGATCGCCGACGGCACACCGGTCACCCTCGACCGCCCCATCCGCAACGTGAACCGCACCGTCGGCACCATGCTCGGCCACGAGGTCACCAAGGCCCACGGTGGCGCCGGGCTGCCCGACGACACCATCGACATCACCTTCACCGGCTCCGCCGGCCAGAGCTTCGGCGCCTTCGTGCCCAAGGGGATCACCCTGCGCCTGCACGGCGACGCCAACGACTACGTGGGCAAGGGCCTCTCGGGCGGTCGTCTCATCGTCCGCCCGCCGCTCGAGGTCCACGACGAGTTCGTGGCCGAGGACAACGTCATCGCCGGCAACGTCATCCTCTACGGGGCGACGGGTGGCGAGGCCTTCATCCGGGGCCTGGTGGGGGAGCGCTTCGGCGTCCGCAACTCCGGGGCCACTGCGGTGGTCGAGGGCGTCGGCGACCACGCCTGCGAGTACATGACCGGCGGGCGGGTGGTCGTCCTGGGACCGACCGGGCGCAACTTCGGCGCCGGGATGTCGGGCGGCATCGCCTACGTGTGGGATCCGGACCGCACCCTCGGCGCCCTGCTCAACCGGGAGATGGTCGAGCTCGAGCCTCTTGACGACCTCGACCGCAACTGGCTCGTCGGCGCGGTCTTCCGCCACCAGGAGGCCACCGGGTCCGAGGTGGCCGGGCGCCTCCTGGCCGACTGGCAGTTCAACGTCGACCAGTTCGCCAAGGTCATGCCCCGCGACTACAAGCGGGTGCTGCTCGCCATCAAGGCGGCCGAGGAGTCGGGCCGCGACATCGACGAAGCCATCATGTTGGCGGCACGCGGGTGA
- a CDS encoding NTP transferase domain-containing protein codes for MTDEISLVVLAAGMGRRFGALKQVAPVGPVDEALVDHTIRDAAAAGVDRVVVVVRPEIRAEVVEHLERRTTLPLVVVEQEGPAGGRTRPWGAAEAVALALAACPGPAVVVNADDHYGADAVAAVVAWLRSPAAGDGRAALVTWPLAATLSPRGPVSRAVCRVRGDGTLAGMVEHHDLSPEDRGPEPGTGRRFDPDAPVSMNLWGLPAAVGPALAETVAAFRRAHPDDPDAELPLPTAVDGLLAAGTLVVDVLPAGTTWVGVTHPDDLAPAQAAMARLAPVPERSAPPVSSPAREVSR; via the coding sequence GTGACGGACGAGATCTCGCTGGTCGTGCTGGCCGCGGGGATGGGCCGGCGGTTCGGGGCGCTGAAGCAGGTCGCACCGGTGGGCCCGGTCGACGAGGCGCTGGTCGACCACACGATCCGCGACGCCGCGGCCGCGGGCGTGGACCGGGTGGTGGTCGTCGTCCGCCCCGAGATCCGGGCCGAGGTGGTGGAGCACCTCGAGCGGCGGACCACCCTCCCCCTCGTGGTGGTCGAGCAGGAGGGCCCGGCGGGCGGGCGCACCCGGCCGTGGGGTGCGGCCGAGGCCGTCGCCCTGGCCCTCGCCGCCTGCCCCGGGCCCGCCGTCGTCGTCAACGCCGACGACCACTACGGCGCCGACGCCGTGGCCGCCGTCGTCGCCTGGCTCCGCTCGCCCGCCGCCGGCGACGGGCGCGCCGCCCTCGTCACCTGGCCGCTGGCCGCCACCCTCTCGCCCCGAGGGCCGGTGTCGCGGGCGGTGTGCCGGGTCCGTGGGGACGGCACCCTGGCCGGGATGGTCGAGCACCACGACCTCTCCCCCGAGGACCGCGGACCGGAGCCAGGCACCGGTCGGCGGTTCGACCCCGACGCCCCGGTCTCGATGAACCTCTGGGGGCTGCCCGCCGCCGTCGGGCCGGCGCTGGCCGAGACCGTCGCCGCCTTCCGGCGGGCCCACCCCGACGATCCCGACGCCGAGCTGCCCCTGCCCACCGCCGTCGACGGCCTGCTGGCCGCCGGGACCCTCGTCGTCGACGTCCTGCCCGCCGGGACCACCTGGGTCGGCGTCACCCACCCCGACGACCTGGCGCCCGCCCAGGCGGCCATGGCCCGGCTCGCCCCCGTCCCCGAGCGGAGCGCGCCCCCCGTCTCCTCCCCCGCCCGAGAGGTGTCCCGATGA
- a CDS encoding M18 family aminopeptidase produces the protein MTAAITDLLAYLDASPSPYHAAEEAGRRLTAAGSTAVDLVGSWADVPARGHVVVDGAVVAWSLPEGGPALPPLRMVGAHTDSPGLRLKPRPDTGVAGWRQLAVEVYGGALVNSWLDRDLGLSGSVAVQTGGRTEVRLVRVDRPLLRVPQLAIHLDREISSRGLQLDRQRHLTPVWGVGPVDVGGFRTLLAEELGVDAGTLAGWQVMVHDLTPAALVGADESLVSSGRLDDLCSCWAGLVAMEEVGPLGADAPVGALLVLNDHEEVGSVSTRGAGGAFLTHLLERLALARGGTRADLLAALPASALASADMAHATHPNHPEKHEPGHWVAVDGGPVVKVNANQRYATEPATQARFAAACARAGVPVQHFVGHNEVPCGSTIGPITAAELAVPTVDVGVAQLAMHSARELCGAVDPVRMAAALAAWCTPEHPEA, from the coding sequence ATGACCGCCGCCATCACCGACCTGCTGGCCTACCTCGACGCCTCCCCCAGCCCGTACCACGCCGCCGAGGAGGCCGGCCGCCGTCTCACCGCCGCCGGCTCGACGGCGGTGGACCTGGTCGGCTCGTGGGCCGACGTCCCGGCCCGCGGACACGTCGTCGTCGACGGTGCCGTCGTCGCCTGGTCGCTGCCCGAGGGCGGGCCGGCCCTGCCCCCGCTGCGGATGGTCGGCGCCCACACCGACAGCCCCGGCCTCCGGCTCAAGCCCCGGCCCGACACCGGGGTGGCGGGCTGGCGCCAGCTCGCCGTCGAGGTCTACGGCGGGGCCCTCGTCAACTCGTGGCTGGACCGCGACCTGGGCCTCTCGGGGTCCGTGGCCGTCCAGACCGGGGGGCGGACCGAGGTGCGGCTGGTGCGGGTCGACCGGCCCCTCCTGCGCGTGCCGCAGCTGGCCATCCACCTCGACCGGGAGATCTCCTCCCGCGGCCTCCAGCTCGACCGCCAGCGGCACCTCACGCCGGTGTGGGGCGTGGGCCCGGTGGACGTGGGCGGCTTCCGCACCCTGCTGGCCGAGGAGCTCGGCGTCGACGCCGGCACCCTCGCCGGCTGGCAGGTCATGGTCCACGACCTCACCCCGGCCGCGCTCGTCGGGGCCGACGAGAGCCTGGTCAGCAGCGGCCGCCTCGACGACCTGTGCTCGTGCTGGGCCGGGCTGGTGGCCATGGAGGAGGTGGGCCCCCTCGGTGCCGACGCCCCCGTCGGGGCGCTGCTCGTCCTGAACGACCACGAGGAGGTGGGCAGCGTGTCCACCCGGGGTGCCGGCGGGGCCTTCCTCACCCACCTCCTCGAGCGTCTGGCGCTCGCCCGCGGCGGCACCCGGGCCGACCTGCTCGCCGCCCTCCCGGCCTCCGCCCTGGCCTCGGCCGACATGGCCCACGCCACCCACCCCAACCACCCCGAGAAGCACGAGCCCGGCCACTGGGTCGCCGTGGACGGGGGCCCGGTGGTGAAGGTCAACGCCAACCAGCGCTACGCCACCGAGCCGGCCACCCAGGCCCGCTTCGCCGCCGCCTGCGCCCGGGCCGGCGTCCCCGTCCAGCACTTCGTGGGCCACAACGAGGTGCCCTGCGGGTCGACCATCGGCCCCATCACCGCCGCCGAGCTGGCCGTGCCCACCGTCGACGTCGGCGTGGCCCAGCTGGCCATGCACTCGGCCCGGGAGCTGTGCGGGGCGGTGGACCCCGTCCGCATGGCCGCCGCCCTCGCCGCCTGGTGCACCCCCGAGCACCCCGAGGCGTGA
- a CDS encoding J domain-containing protein, whose amino-acid sequence MTRDEAARLLGVAPDATATEVRTAFRVGVRQQHPDRSGRPGSVAVSRLVEARRTLLAPVVAAAPRPAPAPPRPAVPLDARVEGDTLLVRADLDTVVARLVEAGHALGEITYLDRSAGLVEVLLQVQEEGDLAPAACSLVVSLQSRLDGVEVFATVERLDGHLPPPVAPIVAALATAMGVAPT is encoded by the coding sequence GTGACCCGCGACGAGGCCGCCCGCCTCCTGGGCGTCGCCCCCGACGCCACCGCGACCGAGGTCCGCACCGCCTTCCGGGTCGGGGTCCGCCAGCAGCACCCGGACCGCTCGGGCCGACCCGGCTCGGTCGCCGTCAGCCGCCTGGTCGAGGCCCGCCGCACCCTCCTGGCCCCGGTCGTGGCCGCCGCGCCCCGGCCGGCGCCGGCCCCGCCCCGTCCGGCCGTGCCCCTGGATGCACGGGTGGAGGGTGACACCCTCCTCGTCCGCGCCGACCTCGACACGGTCGTCGCTCGCCTCGTGGAGGCCGGGCACGCCCTCGGGGAGATCACCTACCTCGATCGCAGCGCCGGGCTGGTCGAGGTCCTGCTCCAGGTCCAGGAGGAGGGCGACCTCGCGCCGGCGGCGTGCTCGCTCGTCGTCTCGCTCCAGAGCCGCCTCGACGGGGTCGAGGTCTTCGCCACCGTCGAGCGCCTCGACGGCCACCTGCCGCCGCCGGTCGCCCCGATCGTCGCCGCCCTGGCCACCGCCATGGGCGTCGCCCCGACCTGA
- a CDS encoding M23 family metallopeptidase, whose translation MTTDRSPRPGRAPRRPAATAVAIALVLGLALAVAPPAPAQEDPGAIDPDELREEYEELVGAEADLLVAYDLSTARLEELMADVVEAQAATEAAEAALVDAETDLATRREEEAAAERALEAAEEDVADAEDTLRRFAVGAYMTEGAVGDLNDILAVLEGEDDSLVRSGYRQSVDDQQGRAIDLLVEARSEQARLEDEAEAATADAARQRDDVEALRAEATEALAEAARLAREAAEERDRQAQLILDIQSRRVAIEARIVSLDLAADGVAQALASFQADDPPWTPGALHFQSPVPCTPISSEFGQRAHPILNITRLHAGVDIGASTGEPVEAAADGIVLIAGPRGGYGNTVVIAHGSSLGTVYAHSSELLVQPGQQVKRGDVVALAGSTGLSTGPHVHFETRLKGVPVNPRNFLLPSEGGTGLPGPPPPEEVERPGLATTTTTTEPIGAC comes from the coding sequence ATGACGACCGACCGCTCACCACGACCCGGGCGCGCCCCCCGGAGGCCCGCCGCCACGGCCGTCGCCATCGCGCTCGTCCTGGGTCTCGCGCTGGCCGTGGCCCCGCCGGCGCCGGCGCAGGAGGATCCCGGGGCCATCGACCCGGACGAGCTGCGCGAGGAGTACGAGGAGCTGGTGGGGGCCGAGGCCGACCTCCTCGTCGCCTACGACCTCTCCACGGCCCGGCTCGAGGAGCTGATGGCCGACGTGGTGGAGGCCCAGGCCGCCACCGAGGCGGCCGAGGCGGCCCTGGTCGACGCCGAGACCGACCTGGCCACCCGGCGGGAGGAGGAGGCGGCGGCCGAGCGGGCCCTCGAAGCGGCGGAGGAGGACGTGGCCGACGCCGAGGACACCCTGCGGCGGTTCGCCGTCGGCGCCTACATGACCGAGGGGGCGGTCGGGGACCTGAACGACATCCTCGCCGTGCTCGAGGGCGAGGACGACTCGCTGGTGCGCTCGGGGTACCGGCAGTCCGTGGACGACCAGCAGGGTCGGGCCATCGACCTGCTGGTCGAGGCCCGCAGCGAGCAGGCGCGCCTCGAGGACGAGGCCGAGGCGGCCACGGCCGACGCGGCCCGCCAGCGCGACGACGTCGAGGCCCTGCGGGCCGAGGCCACTGAGGCCCTGGCCGAGGCCGCGCGCCTCGCCCGGGAGGCGGCCGAGGAGCGTGACCGCCAGGCCCAGCTCATCCTCGACATCCAGTCCCGCCGGGTCGCCATCGAGGCCCGGATCGTCAGCCTCGACCTGGCCGCCGACGGCGTGGCGCAGGCCCTGGCGTCGTTCCAGGCCGACGACCCCCCGTGGACCCCCGGCGCCCTCCACTTCCAGAGCCCGGTGCCGTGCACGCCCATCTCGTCGGAGTTCGGGCAGAGGGCCCATCCGATCCTGAACATCACCCGCCTCCACGCCGGCGTCGACATCGGGGCCTCGACGGGCGAGCCGGTGGAGGCGGCGGCCGACGGCATCGTGCTGATCGCCGGCCCCCGGGGCGGGTACGGGAACACGGTCGTCATCGCCCACGGCTCGTCCCTGGGCACCGTCTACGCCCACAGCTCCGAGCTGCTCGTCCAGCCCGGACAGCAGGTCAAGCGGGGCGACGTCGTGGCCCTGGCCGGCAGCACCGGGCTCTCGACCGGGCCCCACGTCCACTTCGAGACCCGCCTCAAGGGCGTCCCGGTCAACCCCCGCAACTTCCTCCTCCCGAGCGAGGGGGGCACCGGCCTCCCCGGCCCGCCGCCGCCCGAGGAGGTCGAGCGTCCGGGCCTCGCCACCACCACCACGACCACCGAGCCCATCGGCGCCTGCTGA
- a CDS encoding GGDEF domain-containing protein — protein MRTHPLPLSAALASPAALLEVLPHGVAVLDASGIVVATNRLWDQGLGEDDPLVHPIGQPLVQALHRPGRAPSAVAEHMADGLGRLLDGRGRSFQVQYQLAPIDELAEPRWFLMAAETLPDGGVVVTRTETTVHHGVNEVLAELAFHDDLTGLPNRGLLLDRMRMALIRAQRLALRPLVVFMDLNGFKAINDNHGHEAGDGVLVEVARRLTGAVRDGDTCGRWGGDEFVLVVELGDADAARKVIQRVVDAMADPFVLRDGSAHAIGLSIGAVVADGHERVESLIATADRAMYEAKRDGRGPVVVLPAP, from the coding sequence GTGCGCACCCATCCTCTGCCGCTCTCCGCCGCCCTCGCCTCACCCGCCGCCCTCCTCGAGGTGCTCCCCCACGGCGTCGCCGTCCTCGACGCCTCGGGCATCGTCGTGGCGACCAACCGTCTCTGGGACCAGGGCCTCGGCGAGGACGACCCGCTGGTCCACCCGATCGGCCAGCCCCTGGTCCAGGCCCTCCACCGGCCCGGTCGGGCCCCGTCCGCGGTGGCCGAGCACATGGCCGACGGCCTGGGTCGCCTGCTCGACGGCCGGGGGCGGAGCTTCCAGGTCCAGTACCAGCTGGCACCGATCGACGAGCTGGCCGAGCCCCGGTGGTTCCTCATGGCCGCCGAGACCCTGCCCGACGGCGGCGTGGTCGTGACCCGCACCGAGACGACGGTCCACCACGGCGTCAACGAGGTGCTGGCCGAGCTGGCGTTCCACGACGATCTGACCGGCCTCCCCAACCGGGGCCTCCTGCTCGACCGCATGCGGATGGCCCTGATCCGGGCCCAGCGCCTGGCGCTGCGCCCCCTGGTCGTCTTCATGGACCTCAACGGGTTCAAGGCGATCAACGACAACCACGGCCACGAGGCCGGCGACGGAGTCCTGGTCGAGGTCGCCCGCCGCCTGACCGGCGCCGTGCGCGACGGCGACACCTGCGGGCGCTGGGGGGGCGACGAGTTCGTGCTGGTGGTCGAGCTGGGCGACGCCGACGCCGCCCGCAAGGTGATCCAGCGCGTCGTCGACGCCATGGCCGACCCGTTCGTCCTGCGCGACGGCTCGGCCCACGCCATCGGGCTCAGCATCGGCGCCGTCGTCGCCGACGGCCACGAGCGCGTCGAGTCCCTCATCGCCACCGCCGACCGGGCCATGTACGAGGCCAAGCGCGACGGGCGGGGCCCGGTGGTGGTGCTCCCGGCGCCCTAG
- a CDS encoding nuclear transport factor 2 family protein — MDTDSAADQVALRALQSAYGDAVTRQDWPAVVALFVPEATVTLELGRGEPRVLGPVELVAFVEQAVSRFELFLFTILNQVVAPDGDGATGRLYLAEVRQDHDGRASVAYGCYHDRYVRTSEGWRIAARRYRSMARTATPGSTTDLEVVRHEVPDR; from the coding sequence GTGGACACCGACTCGGCCGCCGACCAGGTCGCCCTGAGGGCGCTGCAGTCGGCCTACGGCGACGCCGTCACCCGCCAGGACTGGCCCGCGGTGGTCGCCCTCTTCGTCCCCGAGGCCACCGTGACCCTCGAGCTGGGGCGGGGCGAGCCCCGGGTGCTCGGACCGGTGGAGCTGGTGGCGTTCGTCGAGCAGGCCGTCAGCCGCTTCGAGCTGTTCCTCTTCACCATCCTCAACCAGGTGGTGGCGCCCGACGGTGACGGGGCCACCGGCCGCCTGTACCTGGCCGAGGTCCGCCAGGACCACGACGGGCGGGCATCGGTGGCCTACGGCTGCTACCACGACCGCTACGTCCGCACCTCCGAGGGGTGGCGCATCGCGGCGCGCCGGTACCGCTCGATGGCCCGCACGGCGACGCCGGGGTCGACGACCGACCTCGAGGTGGTCAGGCACGAGGTCCCCGACCGGTGA